One genomic window of Denticeps clupeoides chromosome 14, fDenClu1.1, whole genome shotgun sequence includes the following:
- the rd3l gene encoding protein RD3-like, with amino-acid sequence MDPQRRGQQTCRNQSPQVPLSSWMKWPRAEGGHVAGSCPAPGIPNRVLLRELLWQLEQREYLAREEELKFHLSCGTVGYRQQGHPGLRPLMPSSERRQLERLCARVPPSHTDAVLYRFREILACNNFLPWELVCVFKQVLRDFVTRQEEQMYCRSPQPAAIESRTSSHQAGEPSTSPADREERRREEIPTISSYVDRHLSAICPYTVHRDWSLPFCHTFPYDCPEAYSTTL; translated from the exons ATGGATCCACAACGCCGTGGTCAGCAGACCTGCAGGAACCAGAG CCCTCAGGTCCCCCTGTCTAGTTGGATGAAGTGGCCTCGTGCAGAGGGTGGCCATGTTGCAGGGTCATGCCCAGCCCCTGGAATCCCAAACCGTGTCCTTCTCCGAGAACTCCTCTGGCAACTGGAGCAGCGGGAGTATCTGGCCCGAGAGGAGGAGCTGAAGTTCCACCTTTCCTGTGGCACTGTGGGATACAGGCAACAAGGTCACCCCGGCCTACGCCCACTCATGCCCAGCTCTGAGCGCCGTCAGTTGGAGCGCCTGTGTGCCCGTGTGCCACCCTCACACACGGATGCTGTGCTCTACAG GTTTCGTGAGATACTCGCCTGCAATAACTTCCTGCCATGGGAATTGGTATGTGTCTTCAAGCAAGTGCTGAGGGACTTTGTAACCAGGCAGGAGGAGCAAATGTACTGCCGGTCGCCCCAGCCTGCCGCCATCGAATCCAGGACCAGCAGCCACCAAGCAGGCGAGCCGTCCACTTCCCCAGCTGACAGAGAAGAAAGGCGCAGGGAGGAAATCCCCACCATTTCTAGCTATGTTGACCGTCACTTGAGTGCTATCTGCCCCTACACTGTCCACAGGGACTGGAGTTTGCCATTCTGTCACACCTTTCCCTATGACTGCCCTGAGGCTTACAGCACCACACTTTAA